The stretch of DNA CGCGTCGTACACGCCGCATGGAGAGGGTGGACTACTCCCACAGTTTCCTCACCGGAACGGCATAGATGTTCTCACCGAAACTGATCGTCGCCGTTCCGTCGTAGAGGACCACTCCGGCACAGAAGCGCCCGCCCGCCGCACTGCGGAGTTTGCGCAGTCCACGCAGATCCGCACTGTTGACCGAGGCGGCGGCCTTGACGTCAACACCGCATACCACTCCCTGTCCTTCAATCACAATGTCCACTTCAAAGTCGTCACGATCCCGGTAGTGTGAGAACTCAAGCGGATCCGGACGGAAGCTTGCCTGACGCCGCAATTCCTGGAGTACAAACGTCTCCAGCATGGCACCCATCGTGGCTCGATCCCCCGCCAATGCGGTATCGTCCAGCCCGAGCAGCGCGCATGCCACCCCCGTGTCACACACATGGATCTTCGGCCGTTTCACAAGCCGCTTCAATTTGTTGATGTGCCAGGCCGGAAGCCTCTCGATCAAAAACACACGCTCGAGCAGGGCGACGTGCTCGTGAATAGTCTGTCGTGTCAATTCGAATGGTGCCGCAAGATCGGCGACGTTGATGAGTTGCGCCGTATACGCAGCCGCCAGGCGTAGGAGTTTCGGAAGCGTTTCGAACGACCGTAGTCGGCTCATGTCGCGCACGTCGCGCTGTATTTGCGTCTCGACGTAATCGCGGTACCACATGCGCCGGCGCGCAGGCGTCTTCCGCGCGAGGGCCGCCGGATACCCGCCGGTGACAATGCGTCGCGCGAGTTCACGTCCGAGCGACGTTGACATGCCCGTGTTGAATCGACCACGCAACAGAGCATCGAGAAAACGGGGCCGCCGGTCTTCGATCTCGTTTTGCGCGAGAGGGTGGAGCCGGAGAATACCCATGCGTCCTGCGAGAGAGTCCGCAAGTCCGGGCAGGCGCAGGACATTGGCCGAGCCCGTGAGAATGAACCGCCCCATGACCCTGCGCGTGTCGATCGCGGCCTTGAGCGAGGTGAATATCCCGGGAACACGTTGCACCTCATCGAGTATGGTTCTCGAGGGCAACCCCGCGATAAAGCCGACGGGATCGGCGTTCGCCGCCGCCAATGCAGCGACGTCATCGAAGGAAATGTATGAGTACCCGCGGTGTTCACCCACGATACGCGCCAGCGTTGTCTTCCCGCATTGCCGCGGCCCGTGGATGAGCACGGCAGGCGTGTCACGCAGCGCCTCATGGAGACGCGGCGCAACCAATCGAGGGTATTGTAAGACGCGAGACATGCATAAACGTACGGAGGCGGGCGGCTGAATGCAAGTTTACCGGTCGGCTGAACGCTAGTTCAGGTGTCGGCTGAATGCTAGTTCATGTGTCGGCTGAATGCTAGTTCATGCGTCGGCTGAATGCTAGTTCACGCGTCGGCTGAATAAAAGTTCATGCGTCGGTGACAGACGGGCGTACAGGCCGGTTGTTGATGTATTCGGCGTCGAGCGGGTGCCGGCAACTGTCGGCATCACAGCCATAGGTCATTGATCGAGCAGCGTCGCGCACCCCGCGCACACGCGGCCCGCATACAACACGTGATACGTGGGGAACGATGAATTCCACTTTTTTCGGGACGCCGGGAAGTTCTATTTTCCGCCTGACGTGCAGGAGTGCTTTATGCGACGACTGGCTGTATTGGGAACCATCATTATCTGTTCCATACTGGCGGAGGCGCCCGGACAGAGCGCTGTACAATCGGCATCACCGTCTCGAACGGTCGTGATCGACGACACCGACTCGATAGGCACGGCGGCGCTGCTGATGTGGTTCGGCAACGATGGAACGCTGTCGCACAACGCCATGTACGACGGACCGGGATTCGAATGGCCGCGCGGGAGCGGCCACCATCTGATCTACGCCGAAGGGCCGGTGTTTGGCGGACTCGTACGCGGCGACACCTGCGCAACCGGAGCGTATTTCCGTTCGGCTCTGCAGCCAGGTCCGATACTGCCCGGCGGAACAGCGGCGGATCCCGCCGACCCGCGGCATCACATCTACCTCGCACGGCGCATGCAGCGCGCGACGTTTGCGCAACTGCCGCCGGGTGTGCAGACACGGCTGCGCGCGGACTTCACCACCTGGCCCGCGGACCTCGGCGCCCCGTGGCTCGACCGCAATAATAACGGACGTTACGATCCGAATTTCGAGGCCTGGCTCGACAACAACACCACCTCCGACGAACCGCTGTTCGCGGGCGAACACATCGCATGGTACGTCTCGAACGACCTCGACACGGCGCGCACATCCGCGCTGTTCGGATCCCGTCCGCTCGGCATCGAAGTCCATACCTACATCTGGACACGCGGCGGCCATCCCACTCTCGAGAACACCGTCTTTGTCCGGCATACCGTCATCAACAAAACTCCCGACGCCGTGACGGAATTTGTTCTCGGGCGCTGGACCGACTTCGAGATCGGTTTTGCCGGAGACGATTTTATGGGCTGCGACTCGGTCCGTGGAATGATGTACAGCTACAACAGCGAGGTGTCGGACCCCCTGTACAACGATCCACCCGTGATCGGCACGATACTGTTGCAGGGACCGATCGAGGCCTCGCTTGGTGATACAGCTCTGTGGTCCTTCGGCCGTCGCGCCGGATATCGCAATCTCGGAGTTGGCGGCTTTACAAACGTCATCAAGGGTGTGCGGGGCTACGGCGATCCGCCCACTGCGGGCGCGTCGGCACGCGGGCACGTATACCGCTTTCTGCGCGGGCGCATGTCCACAGGACCGTATCCCATCGATCCGCTGACACACAACGCAACGGCGTTTCCGCTTTCGGGCGATCCGATACACATGCGGGGATGGGTGGACGGACGTGTACACCGCGCATCCGACCGCCGGGGTATCCTCGCGTGCAGCCCCGTGACCTTCCACAGCGGCGATACGCAGGAGGTCGTATATGCGACAGTTGTTGCGCAGGGACCCACACGCGCGGCCGATCTTCGACTGCTGCAGAAGCGGGCCGACGAACTTCATACCGTGTACAATGCGGGAGCGCTCACGTTCACACCGCCCGACATCACAGCGACGGTATCCTATCCCGGCACATCCCAGACCCGCATCGACGTGCGCGGATTCATTCAAGGAGCACTCGCGGCAACCGCGCGTTTTGTGGATGGATTTGGCTCTCCGGTCGCATCCACGACATTGTTTGACGACGGGCTGCACGGCGATGGGCTGGCCGGTGACGGAACCTTTGCGGGCGTGTGGATCACCACACGTCAGGGCCGTGGTGTGGATTGTATCGTTGACGCGGACTATCCGCACACACACACCCTTACGTGGCCGGTCGCCTCGTGCCTCGCGCTCAACGGCCCCTTACACATCGGCGTCCGCATCGTCTCCGATCACCTGAACTTCCTCGCCGACGCGAATCCGGGCGAGGACATCCGGCTGGGCCTCGACGCGCGCAACGACGGCGCATTCCCCGTCGAAGCGCTCCGTGTGTTTCCGGGCGCCTGGGGAATGTACGGCTCGCGCCCGCTCGTTTTTCCCGCCGTCGTCGCGCCAGCATCAACACGCGCACTGCCCTACGACGCCCACGATGTGAACAGCTTCCTCTCGTACACCATTCCCGGCGATACTCCCGTGGGCAGCAGCCTCGCTTTCCCACTGTACACGGAAGACACGACGAATCAGTGCTGGTGCGACACCGCCCGCATCGCCGTCGCCGCACTGCGCGAACCCGTGGCCGATTCGCTCGCGGAACATTTCGCGGGCTACGCAGCAGGCTCACTCGGCTGGCGCGTCGTCGATCGTGCCTCGCTCGACACACACGAGTATCGTGTCACGGTGCGGAGCGCCGACACCGCGATGCATGTGCGCACGGTCAGCATCGAGGACATGACCGCGGGGCGCATCGTGGTCGACGGGGTGTTCCTGCCGGACAGTTTCGCGCATGCAATGCCCTTGGTGGCAGGATGGAAACTCACGGCAGGCAGCACGGACAGAGAAGTCGGGAAAGCCTATGTGATGTACTCCGACGGCACAACGGCGGTCTGCGGCAGTTGGGGCTCGTGGTTCAACACACCCGCGGGAAGTACCACCGACGCCTCGCCGAACTTCACGAGAATACCACTGAGCATTCCGAAACGGTCGCGCAGCACCTGGAAGGAACTCGCGGTCGTGTCAATCGATTTCGATTCCACGCGCGGGCAGGATGTCGTCCGTTACCGCGGAACATCGCTGCAGAGCGCGGCACCGGATGGAAAAGTATCCCTGCCCTTCACGGTCTGGGCCATGCGCGATTCGATACGTGTGCGCCAGTTGAACGCGGGCATCGTGGAATCGACCGCGAGCGGCAGTCTGGACGGGCGCTGGGACAGCGGCGAACAATTGATCGTTTTTTCGTCGACATACTCCACGCCCATCCCGTCCGAGTACACACAGAACATGTTGTACCCGTACAACGGCGCGCTCGACATCCTCTACATCGGATCATACAGCAGCACGGCCGCGTTCGCATCCTTCCGCGACGGCACACACCTGCTGCTCGATTCGCGCATACCGGTCAGCGACGCCGATACGTTTCTCATTCGTCCCGGGCGCCGCGCGGCCCCCGTGCCGCCGCCGAAAAAGTTCGACGTGCGGACGCTGTACCCTCATCCGGCAAGGTCCGGCGCAGTGACGACACTGCTCGTGGACGTTCCTCAGCCCGCGCGCTGCTCGGTGCAGTTGCACAATTCCCTCGGGCGGGTCGTCTCACTCCTCGACACGGAGCTGGATACGGGCACACACACACTCGCGCTTCGCATCCCCGCCTCAATGGCCGCGGGCATGTATCAGCTCGTGCTCGTCAACGGGAGTGCCGTCGTACGGCGGCCCATGCTTCTGCTGCGCTGAGGCGGACGCGACGCTCGAATCGCAACATCAATCACGTGGACACAGGACGTTACAAATACTTCGATCATTCCCAGCGTTACGAGGTTTCCCATGCGACGTGTTTCCATCCCTATCATCGTGCTGTTACTTCTATGCGGACTGCGCGCGGCCGCGCAGGAACGGCCCTTTGTTCCGCAAAGCCCTGCCCGCGTGCTGACCAACGATGCGTACGACAGCATCGGCACGTCGGCATTCACGATGTGGTTCGGGAACAACGGATCGATGATGCACAATCCCGCTACCGACGCCAACGGCTTCGAGTGGCCGAAGGGATCGGGGAAACACGTGGGCTTCAATGCGGGACTCGTGTACGGCTGCATGTACAAGGGCGAACTCCATGCCGGCGGATCGACGTATCGACAGGGTCTGCAGGCGGGAAATATTCAATTCCCCGGACTGCCGTCCGATCCGTCCGATCCCGTACATCACATATATATTGCTCGGCGCATCGGCGCGGCGGAGTACGCCACGCTGACGGGTCCCGAACAACAGCGCCTGCGTGCTGATTTTATGTCGTGGCCCGCAAATCTCGGCGCGCCATGGATCGACAGGAACAGGAACGGTATCTACGATCCCGATTTCGACAGGTGGCTCGCCGACAGCGCCTCGTCCGACGGTCCGTTGCCCCTCGGTGACCAGCTCGCCTGGTTCGTCTCGAACGACATGGAGGCGAGCCGCACCTTAAATCTGTACGGCACGGAGCCCATCGGACTCGAAATACAGACATTGCTCTGGACGTGGTCCACCGTACCATCGCTGGTGAATATGGTGTTCGTGAAACACACCCTGATCAACAAGTCCCGGGATTCGTACGATAACATGTTCATCGGCCGCTGGGGCGATCCCGACATCGGGAGCCCGAACGACGACCTCGCGGGGTGTGACACGACGCGCGATCTCATGTATGTGTACAACGGCAACCGCGTGGACAAGTTGTACGGCGATCCGCCGGCATTCGGCACCGTGCTGCTGCAGGGGCCCATCGTCCGCGCCTCCGAGCGGGAGGCACACTGGAACTTCGGTTTACGCGTCAATGCGATGAACCTCCGCATGTCCGCATTCACGTATTACGTTGCGGCCGATATGCAGTATCGCGATCCGCAACTCGGTCTGGCGGCCGGCTCCTCGCAGATGTATTATTCTCTCCGAGGACGCCTGTTCGACGGGACCGCGCAGATCAATCCAACGACGGGCCGGACATCAACGTATTCACTCACGGGTGATCCCGTGACGGGACGCGGCTGGCTCGACGGACAACGGTTCCGCATGGGCGACCGGCGCATTGTGCTGGGAAGCGGACCGTTCACGATGGCACCAGGCGACACGCAGGAAGTGGTGTTTGCGGACATCGTCGCGCAGGGACCGACAACGACGCGCGACATTCTCGCCTTGCGTGACGCTGCGGATGCCGCACACATACGCCACGCTCACCCCAACATCGGGATTCCCGACATCGCGGTCAGAATGCGGTACCCGGATGCTAACACCGCCGAGGTACACATGACAGGTCGTATGCAGGGCGCGGCGGGTAGCATCCCCATCGTCTTCCGCACGGGCGACGGTGTGTTGCACAATCGGGGCGTGCTTCTGGATGACGGCCTGCACGAGGATGGCGCGGCGAATGACGGCGTGTATGGCGGAAGCTACTCCACCACACGGGCGCCCTTCGGACTCGATTGTTTCGTGTCGGTCTCCACTGGTCAACAGAACGATCCGATGGAGTGGCCCATTGCGCGCTGTCTTCCACTCTCGGGGCCGATACACATCACCGATGTTTTTGTGCAATCGGATCACCTGAATTCCGACGGACACGCGAATCCCGGAGAGAACGTGCGCATCGGAGTAACGGTTGGGAACCAAACGTCGTTCACTCTCGATACGCTCGAGATACTCGACGACGGATTCCTGCCCGGGACGATGCCCTGGATGCAGCTCGACACACGTCTCGAGCCCGGCCGAGCGCGCACGATCGCGTACAACATGCACGACTCAGCCACCTTCGCGACCGTCGACGTCCCGGGGACTTTCCCCGTCGGCGAACGCCTCCCGCTGCCCTTCCTGTTGCGCGACGGAGCGAATCAATGCTGGTGCGACACTGCGCGTCTGCTTGTGGAGCAGCCCGCCGAAGCGCCGGTCGATTCGCTCGCGATTCATGCGGCGGGCAATGCCGTGGGCACACTCGGCTGGCGTATCACCGACCGCGCGCTGCTTGAGGACCACACGTACCGCATCACGATTCGTGAGAGCGATCCCCTGCTGACACGCCGCACCGTGACGATTTTCGACATGACGGCATGGCGCGATGTGGTGGTGGATGCACCGTTTCCTGATCGTTATGCACATCTGATGCCCTCGAGCGACGGCTGGAAATTACACGCAGGAACGAGCACCGAGCGTCGGTTGTACGATGACGGTAGCGGCCCGGAAGTCGAACTCGTCCGCAGAACCTCCGAACTCGACCGCTGGTTGACGCCCGCCGTTGAAATCGAAACCGGAATCACATGGGGCTGGGGGAGCAAGGTGAAATGGTTTCAACAACGGCCCATGCGCATTGTGTTCGACCCCGCGCGAACGCAGAAAGCACATTTGTACCTGCGCGGCGGTAATCCCAATTATGCCTACAGCGGCTACCACGACGTGCCGTTTACGGTATGGGACATATCGGACACACTGCGGCCGCGACAGGCGAACGCGGCATTTGTTGAACAGAAAGGCGGGCTGCGCCAGAACAACACGTGGGATCCCATAACACAAGGCGATCGCGAATACCTGTTTCTGTTCACGTCGGACTACTCCGACACGCCACAGGACCTGTACACACGCACGCCGATTTTCCCCAATGGCGCGGCGACGTTCGATCTTCAGTACGCAACATGGCTGTGGCGTGACACCGTGGCCGGGGCGCTTCCACCGGGCTTCAGCATCACGGTCATCCCGCTTGTCCCCGTCTCCTCCGTGGACACGTTCTACGTGAATCCAAAGGGGCGTGTCAACGGCATCGAGACGCGCACGCCGGACCGGCGACTCGACATCGGATCGCTGTATCCGAATCCCGCGCGGGTGGGCGCGGTCGTCCACCTGCCCGTGAACAGCAGCACACGCAGCACGCTCCGTATCAGCGTGTACGACGCGCTCGGAAGGCGCGCGGCTGCGCCGACGGACGCGACGGCGCACCCCGGCCGGACCATACTCCCCGTTCCGCAGACCGCACATCTCCGCAGCGGCGTGTACCGGATCGTGATCGAGGATGGAGCGGGAGCGCAGCGCACCATCCCGTTACTCGTGCACCAGTAAAACGTAACGGTCCGACAAAGTCGGACCGTTGTGCCTGGAACAGGAGTCGAACCTGCACGCCCTTGCGGACACTACACCCTGAATGTAGCGCGTCTGCCAATTCCGCCATCCAGGCGCGATTCCAAATATAGCACGATATGCAGGTGGAATGCAAGCGATGCTTCGATGCAGATTGCGGCATGAAATACATCGTGATTGCACTCGGAGGCGGAATCGGCTCGGTACTGCGTTACACGCTCGGCGGGTGGGTGCAGACGTGGAGCGGGAGCGCGGCGTTTCCGTGGGGCACGCTGGCCGTGAATCTGCTCGGGTGTTTCATCATCGGACTCGTATCCCAGCTTGCGGAGGGCCGCGGGGGCTTCTCCGCCGAGACACGCCTTTTCCTTGTGGTCGGACTCCTCGGAGGGTTCACCACCTTCTCCGCCTTCGGCAACGAGACACTCAACCTGCTGCGCGACGGCGAACACGTCTACGCCGTCCTCAACGCTGCCGGAAATCTCCTCATCGGACTCGCGGCCGTTTGGCTGGGTCGCGCCGCCGCATTCGCACTCTGGAGGTGATATGACACTACCCGCGGAAGGCTGCCTGCTTCGTGTTTTCCTCGGTGAGACCGACCGGCACGACGGGCGCCCCCTCTACGAATGGATTGTCGCCGAGGCGCGCGCGCAAGGACTCGCCGGCGCGACCGCGCTGCGCGGCCTCATGGGTTTCGGCGCACACAGCCGCGTCATTCACACGTTCAAAATCGAGTTTCTCTCGGAAGATCTTCCCGTCGTGGTGGAGCTTGTCGACACACGCGAAAAACTCGAGGAATTTCTCGGACGTATCGAGCCCTTCCTGCACGGCGGCCTGGCCACCCTGGAAAAAGTCGAGGTGCGGTTTTATCGGTGAGGATGGTGCTAATTCAATCCGTGAGCTGACAGTACTTCCTGTTTTTCCTCACGCTCGTGTGAGGAGGAAGGAGACAGGATTCAGGAGACACGGCTCGATCCAGTTTCTTTCTCCTGTCTCCTATTTCCTGTATCCTCACGCTCGTGTGAGGAGGAAGGCATGAATCGTCCAATAAGTCCGGTGAGATGCGTATATTGCCGTCCCGCCGCCATGACCCGCTTCCTCTACCGATACATCATTTTCCCCGTCCTGTGGATAGGATTGCGCGTACTCGCGCTGCTGCATCCGAAGGCGCGGAAGGGACTCGAGGGACGGCGCCATGTGTTTGCGGACCTGGCGCGCTTCCTGGAGGAAAAGCCCTGTCCCCTGCGCGCGTGGGTGCACGTCTCGTCGATGGGCGAGTTCGAGCAGGCCAAACCCATCATCGAGGCCTTGAAGCAGGCCGTGCCCGAACTCTGCGTGGTGGTCACCTTTTTCTCGCCGTCGGGCTATGAGAACAGCAGGCGCTACCCGCATGCGGACTTCTCGACGTACATCCCGATCGACACGGCCCGCAACGCCGCGCGTTTCCTGGATCTGCTCAAGCCCGACATCGCCTTGTTCATCCGTTACGACGTCTGGCCGAATCACCTCTGGGCATGCCACGACCGAGGCATTCCCGCGCTGCTTGCAAACGCCACGATGCGCGACAATTCCGCGCGCCTCTGGCCCGGTGCGCGCTCCTTCCATCGCGCGGTATTCGACGCCTTCGAGTCCATCGTCACGATCTCAGAACGCGACGCGCAGAACTTCGCACGTTTCGGCCTGCGGCACGCGGCCATCGAGACCGCGGGAGACACACGTTTTGACAGGGTCTCGGGCAAGGCCGAACAGGCGCGTATCAAGCGCCTGCTGCCCGAACGCATCAAGGAAGGGCGCCGCATACTCGTGGCCGGCAGCAGTTGGCAGGAAGACGAGGACGCGCTGCTTCCCGCCGTCTTCACCCTGCTGAAATACGATC from Ignavibacteriota bacterium encodes:
- a CDS encoding ATP-binding protein, which codes for MSRVLQYPRLVAPRLHEALRDTPAVLIHGPRQCGKTTLARIVGEHRGYSYISFDDVAALAAANADPVGFIAGLPSRTILDEVQRVPGIFTSLKAAIDTRRVMGRFILTGSANVLRLPGLADSLAGRMGILRLHPLAQNEIEDRRPRFLDALLRGRFNTGMSTSLGRELARRIVTGGYPAALARKTPARRRMWYRDYVETQIQRDVRDMSRLRSFETLPKLLRLAAAYTAQLINVADLAAPFELTRQTIHEHVALLERVFLIERLPAWHINKLKRLVKRPKIHVCDTGVACALLGLDDTALAGDRATMGAMLETFVLQELRRQASFRPDPLEFSHYRDRDDFEVDIVIEGQGVVCGVDVKAAASVNSADLRGLRKLRSAAGGRFCAGVVLYDGTATISFGENIYAVPVRKLWE
- a CDS encoding T9SS type A sorting domain-containing protein, with the translated sequence MRRVSIPIIVLLLLCGLRAAAQERPFVPQSPARVLTNDAYDSIGTSAFTMWFGNNGSMMHNPATDANGFEWPKGSGKHVGFNAGLVYGCMYKGELHAGGSTYRQGLQAGNIQFPGLPSDPSDPVHHIYIARRIGAAEYATLTGPEQQRLRADFMSWPANLGAPWIDRNRNGIYDPDFDRWLADSASSDGPLPLGDQLAWFVSNDMEASRTLNLYGTEPIGLEIQTLLWTWSTVPSLVNMVFVKHTLINKSRDSYDNMFIGRWGDPDIGSPNDDLAGCDTTRDLMYVYNGNRVDKLYGDPPAFGTVLLQGPIVRASEREAHWNFGLRVNAMNLRMSAFTYYVAADMQYRDPQLGLAAGSSQMYYSLRGRLFDGTAQINPTTGRTSTYSLTGDPVTGRGWLDGQRFRMGDRRIVLGSGPFTMAPGDTQEVVFADIVAQGPTTTRDILALRDAADAAHIRHAHPNIGIPDIAVRMRYPDANTAEVHMTGRMQGAAGSIPIVFRTGDGVLHNRGVLLDDGLHEDGAANDGVYGGSYSTTRAPFGLDCFVSVSTGQQNDPMEWPIARCLPLSGPIHITDVFVQSDHLNSDGHANPGENVRIGVTVGNQTSFTLDTLEILDDGFLPGTMPWMQLDTRLEPGRARTIAYNMHDSATFATVDVPGTFPVGERLPLPFLLRDGANQCWCDTARLLVEQPAEAPVDSLAIHAAGNAVGTLGWRITDRALLEDHTYRITIRESDPLLTRRTVTIFDMTAWRDVVVDAPFPDRYAHLMPSSDGWKLHAGTSTERRLYDDGSGPEVELVRRTSELDRWLTPAVEIETGITWGWGSKVKWFQQRPMRIVFDPARTQKAHLYLRGGNPNYAYSGYHDVPFTVWDISDTLRPRQANAAFVEQKGGLRQNNTWDPITQGDREYLFLFTSDYSDTPQDLYTRTPIFPNGAATFDLQYATWLWRDTVAGALPPGFSITVIPLVPVSSVDTFYVNPKGRVNGIETRTPDRRLDIGSLYPNPARVGAVVHLPVNSSTRSTLRISVYDALGRRAAAPTDATAHPGRTILPVPQTAHLRSGVYRIVIEDGAGAQRTIPLLVHQ
- the crcB gene encoding fluoride efflux transporter CrcB, translated to MKYIVIALGGGIGSVLRYTLGGWVQTWSGSAAFPWGTLAVNLLGCFIIGLVSQLAEGRGGFSAETRLFLVVGLLGGFTTFSAFGNETLNLLRDGEHVYAVLNAAGNLLIGLAAVWLGRAAAFALWR
- a CDS encoding DUF190 domain-containing protein, yielding MTLPAEGCLLRVFLGETDRHDGRPLYEWIVAEARAQGLAGATALRGLMGFGAHSRVIHTFKIEFLSEDLPVVVELVDTREKLEEFLGRIEPFLHGGLATLEKVEVRFYR
- a CDS encoding 3-deoxy-D-manno-octulosonic acid transferase, which codes for MTRFLYRYIIFPVLWIGLRVLALLHPKARKGLEGRRHVFADLARFLEEKPCPLRAWVHVSSMGEFEQAKPIIEALKQAVPELCVVVTFFSPSGYENSRRYPHADFSTYIPIDTARNAARFLDLLKPDIALFIRYDVWPNHLWACHDRGIPALLANATMRDNSARLWPGARSFHRAVFDAFESIVTISERDAQNFARFGLRHAAIETAGDTRFDRVSGKAEQARIKRLLPERIKEGRRILVAGSSWQEDEDALLPAVFTLLKYDPTFLCIIVPHEPTIEHLETLEYRLRGRAESIRFSYLQNWDGERVLLVDSIGILLPLYASADAAFVGGGFRSNVHNTLEPAVYGIPVVYGPKIHNSQEARELQEAGGSFIVSNRRDVYRVLRRLFSDEPFRAQTGEAAGAFVRARSGATERLVVRVLPYLNTQE